Proteins from a genomic interval of Thermoanaerobacterium thermosaccharolyticum DSM 571:
- a CDS encoding pseudouridine-5'-phosphate glycosidase codes for MYKYLEINEEVKNAIDKGLPVVALESTIISHGMPYPENIKTANMLEDIVRDNGAVPATIAIIDGKIKIGINKKELEFLATSKDILKASRRDIPPVISKGLSAATTVSATMICASLAGIKIFVTGGIGGVHRGAEHTFDISADLQELAKTNVAVICSGAKAILDLPLTLEYLETQGVPVLGFKTDELPAFYTRNSGLKVDYMINDEVEAAKIIKVKWDIGLKGGLIIANPIPEEYSMNREYIEKAIYKALEEADANNIKGKKLTPFLLEKIKDITSGDSLKANIELVKNNAIVGAKIAVELNKLN; via the coding sequence ATGTATAAATATTTAGAAATAAATGAAGAAGTTAAAAACGCGATTGATAAAGGACTTCCGGTTGTTGCTCTTGAATCAACCATTATTTCACATGGAATGCCATATCCAGAGAATATAAAAACAGCCAATATGCTCGAGGATATAGTTAGGGATAATGGTGCTGTTCCAGCAACGATAGCAATAATCGATGGTAAAATAAAAATTGGAATAAATAAAAAAGAATTAGAATTCTTAGCAACATCAAAAGATATTTTGAAAGCTAGTAGGAGGGATATCCCACCAGTAATATCAAAAGGTCTAAGCGCTGCTACGACTGTTTCCGCAACAATGATCTGTGCAAGCTTAGCCGGAATAAAGATATTTGTAACTGGAGGAATTGGCGGGGTGCATAGAGGCGCTGAACATACTTTTGATATTTCCGCGGATTTGCAAGAGCTTGCGAAAACAAATGTAGCCGTGATATGTTCCGGTGCAAAAGCTATACTCGACTTGCCATTAACACTTGAATATCTTGAAACACAAGGTGTCCCTGTTTTAGGCTTCAAAACAGATGAACTGCCGGCTTTTTATACTAGAAATAGTGGTCTTAAAGTTGATTATATGATAAATGATGAAGTCGAAGCAGCTAAAATTATAAAAGTTAAATGGGACATTGGATTGAAGGGTGGGTTAATCATCGCAAATCCTATACCTGAAGAGTATTCAATGAATAGAGAATATATTGAAAAAGCAATATATAAAGCTTTGGAAGAAGCAGATGCAAACAATATTAAAGGTAAGAAATTAACACCATTTCTTCTTGAGAAAATTAAGGATATAACATCTGGTGATAGCTTAAAAGCAAATATTGAACTGGTAAAGAATAATGCCATAGTAGGTGCAAAAATTGCGGTAGAACTAAATAAGTTAAACTAA
- a CDS encoding carbohydrate kinase — protein sequence MSLTKREKEIYEHIKSNPMVSQEELANTIGISRSAVAGHIANLIKKGFINGRGYVVNDKKGVTVIGGANIDIKGMTFDTLKKYTSNPGHVEITLGGVGRNIANNLALLDVPVTFLSIIGNDDEGKRIITETRKTGVNCEHIATSDTKHTGIYLAIIDNTGNMDIAISGMEVLEELNVKYLEKKIDIINNSRIVVIDTNIPESSIEYVVDACARKNIPVLAEPVSIDKSKKLKKVLGNIDYITPNRDELGSLLETEIINDNDMIKVTKEIRKLGTKNVIVTLGERGVYLSSNEYEGYVDSYKVNVIDATGAGDALTAGFIYGIINDMSIEDSVRYGIAAATFTLSSSESVNPFLNRKILDRIVKENKYV from the coding sequence GTGTCATTAACTAAAAGAGAAAAGGAAATATACGAGCACATTAAATCAAATCCAATGGTATCACAGGAAGAGCTTGCAAATACGATTGGTATCAGCCGTTCAGCTGTTGCAGGTCATATTGCTAATTTGATTAAAAAAGGATTTATAAACGGAAGAGGATATGTAGTAAACGACAAAAAAGGTGTGACTGTAATAGGTGGAGCTAACATTGACATAAAAGGTATGACATTTGATACTCTAAAAAAGTATACTTCAAATCCTGGCCATGTCGAGATTACTCTTGGCGGAGTAGGAAGAAATATAGCTAACAACCTTGCGTTACTAGATGTCCCTGTAACTTTTTTGAGTATAATAGGAAATGACGATGAAGGTAAAAGAATTATAACAGAGACAAGAAAAACTGGCGTTAATTGTGAACACATCGCTACCTCAGATACAAAACACACCGGAATATATTTAGCAATTATCGATAATACAGGTAATATGGATATTGCAATATCAGGGATGGAAGTTTTAGAAGAACTAAATGTTAAATATCTTGAAAAAAAGATAGATATTATTAATAACAGTAGAATTGTAGTCATAGATACAAATATTCCTGAATCATCTATTGAATATGTTGTGGATGCATGTGCAAGAAAGAATATACCTGTACTTGCGGAACCAGTTTCTATTGATAAATCGAAAAAATTAAAGAAAGTACTGGGTAATATAGATTATATCACACCAAATCGAGATGAATTGGGATCATTATTAGAAACCGAGATAATTAATGATAATGATATGATAAAAGTAACAAAAGAAATAAGAAAATTGGGTACAAAAAATGTTATTGTAACGCTTGGTGAAAGAGGTGTTTATTTAAGCTCAAATGAGTATGAAGGATATGTAGATTCATATAAGGTCAATGTCATTGATGCAACTGGTGCGGGTGATGCATTAACAGCCGGTTTTATCTATGGTATTATTAATGATATGTCTATAGAAGATTCTGTGAGATATGGAATAGCCGCTGCAACATTTACATTATCATCATCTGAATCTGTAAATCCATTTCTTAATAGAAAAATTTTAGATAGAATTGTAAAGGAGAATAAGTATGTATAA
- a CDS encoding ECF transporter S component gives MRGKSIWSVKFSTASLVLIPAAVGINYIGKMFAQVLKLPLWLDSIGTMLASMLAGPIIGSICGAINNVIYGLTADPISFIYALTSIAIGLVIGIMAKKGMFKNFGKVIVAGLIVALVSAIVSTPINIGFWGGQTGNVWGDTLFAFLSANKFPVWISSFLDEFVVDLPDKLATLIISYGIFKGLPQKLTVLYSNDDEIETL, from the coding sequence ATGAGGGGAAAAAGCATTTGGTCAGTTAAATTTTCTACGGCATCATTAGTTCTTATCCCTGCTGCTGTAGGTATTAATTACATCGGCAAAATGTTTGCACAAGTTTTAAAATTACCGCTTTGGCTTGACTCAATAGGCACAATGTTGGCGAGTATGTTGGCAGGCCCAATAATTGGATCAATTTGCGGAGCTATCAATAATGTAATATATGGTCTTACAGCTGATCCAATATCTTTTATTTATGCTCTAACTAGTATAGCAATAGGTCTTGTAATTGGTATTATGGCAAAGAAAGGTATGTTTAAAAATTTTGGGAAAGTTATAGTAGCAGGTTTGATAGTTGCTCTCGTATCTGCGATCGTTTCAACTCCGATAAATATAGGTTTCTGGGGCGGACAGACAGGGAATGTTTGGGGAGATACATTATTTGCATTTTTGTCTGCTAACAAATTCCCAGTATGGATTTCATCATTTTTAGATGAGTTCGTAGTCGATCTTCCTGACAAACTAGCTACTTTAATTATTAGCTATGGAATATTTAAAGGGCTTCCACAAAAACTTACAGTGCTATATAGCAATGATGACGAAATAGAAACGCTTTAA
- a CDS encoding energy-coupling factor ABC transporter ATP-binding protein, translating to MKKIVVENLKYKYPLTDKLALDGVSFEVNEGEFIGIIGQNLAGKSTLCQSLVGLVPHFYRGAYGGKVLIDGKEVLKSDISELALKVGMVFQNPFTQVTGAKLTVYEEIAFGLENMGLSRNEMIDRIDYALSLLDIYKYKDRNPFDLSGGQMQRMAIAGIIAMKPEIIVLDEPTSQLDPQGSEEVFKAIQALSHEGMTVIMVEHKIEKIARYSDRVMLMHQGKIIDFDTPKKVFSRGDLKEYGVLAPAFTRICRAFDIKDEEGFYPVTLDEAYDAVVKING from the coding sequence ATGAAAAAGATAGTTGTTGAAAATTTGAAATATAAATATCCGTTAACTGATAAGCTTGCATTAGATGGTGTTTCATTTGAAGTAAATGAAGGAGAATTCATAGGTATTATAGGTCAAAACCTTGCTGGAAAGTCCACTCTATGCCAGTCTTTAGTTGGATTGGTGCCGCATTTTTACCGTGGAGCTTACGGCGGTAAAGTATTGATTGATGGGAAAGAAGTACTTAAAAGCGATATAAGTGAGTTAGCATTAAAAGTAGGCATGGTATTTCAAAATCCGTTTACACAGGTTACAGGAGCAAAGCTTACGGTTTATGAAGAAATAGCATTTGGGCTTGAGAATATGGGATTAAGCAGAAATGAAATGATTGATAGAATAGATTATGCATTATCTCTGCTTGATATATATAAATATAAAGATAGAAATCCTTTTGATCTATCTGGAGGTCAGATGCAGAGGATGGCAATTGCCGGCATCATTGCAATGAAACCAGAAATAATAGTATTGGATGAGCCTACATCCCAACTTGACCCTCAAGGATCTGAAGAGGTTTTTAAAGCTATTCAGGCTTTAAGCCATGAAGGCATGACGGTTATAATGGTTGAGCATAAAATTGAAAAGATTGCTCGATATTCTGACAGAGTTATGTTGATGCATCAAGGAAAGATTATCGATTTTGATACACCTAAAAAAGTTTTTTCAAGAGGGGATTTAAAAGAATACGGAGTTTTAGCTCCTGCATTCACAAGGATTTGTAGAGCATTTGATATAAAGGATGAAGAAGGTTTTTATCCTGTGACCTTAGATGAGGCATACGATGCGGTGGTGAAAATAAATGGGTAG
- a CDS encoding DUF2620 domain-containing protein: MIRFVVGGAVDKQKVAQLIKDLGGDNVSVEIKSDIEAAMAVKTGKADYYVGACSTGGGGALAMAMALLTAQKCATVSMPGKPPKEQDVLKAVADGKVAFGFTNDHIEKAITYIVNAILKNKE; encoded by the coding sequence ATGATTAGATTTGTTGTAGGAGGGGCTGTTGATAAACAAAAGGTAGCGCAATTAATAAAGGATTTAGGAGGTGATAATGTAAGCGTTGAGATAAAATCAGATATTGAGGCTGCTATGGCAGTAAAGACGGGAAAAGCAGATTATTACGTTGGTGCATGTTCAACTGGAGGAGGTGGTGCATTAGCAATGGCGATGGCATTATTAACAGCACAGAAATGCGCAACAGTTTCAATGCCTGGTAAGCCGCCAAAAGAACAAGATGTATTAAAGGCTGTAGCCGACGGCAAAGTAGCATTTGGTTTTACAAATGACCACATTGAGAAGGCTATTACTTACATCGTAAACGCAATTTTGAAAAATAAGGAATAG
- a CDS encoding energy-coupling factor transporter transmembrane component T family protein, with product MKAITLYVPKDTFIYKVDPITKLFYILTVILIPIIAPMQFVAYVLIAISLLIILSGGIFKKVLPIISFSAIILVTVVIIQGLFKIDNKTAVLSIGPLTFYKEGLNYAFEICARVLNILFAFSILVLTTKPSDLIESLVRKGLSPKIGYVLNSVLQIIPEMTATMGTITDAQRARGLETEGKLSTRIKAFFPLIGPVVMNSLIATRERAMALEVRGFNSKNKKTFLNEEFKSPYSRVFRICLILITILTIFWRILS from the coding sequence TTGAAGGCTATAACACTATATGTACCAAAAGATACATTCATATATAAGGTTGATCCTATAACAAAATTGTTTTATATTTTAACTGTAATATTAATTCCGATAATAGCTCCTATGCAGTTTGTAGCTTATGTGCTTATTGCAATAAGCCTATTGATTATATTATCCGGAGGGATATTCAAAAAAGTATTACCTATTATCAGTTTCAGCGCAATAATACTTGTTACTGTCGTTATAATTCAGGGATTATTTAAAATCGATAATAAGACAGCGGTATTAAGTATAGGTCCTCTTACTTTTTATAAAGAAGGATTAAATTATGCATTTGAAATATGCGCACGTGTATTAAATATTTTGTTTGCATTTTCAATACTTGTGCTTACGACGAAGCCTTCAGATCTCATCGAATCTTTAGTAAGGAAAGGATTGTCACCTAAAATAGGTTATGTTTTAAATTCAGTTCTTCAGATTATACCTGAGATGACCGCTACTATGGGCACTATAACCGATGCTCAAAGAGCGCGCGGCCTTGAAACAGAAGGTAAGCTTTCTACGAGGATTAAAGCTTTTTTCCCATTAATTGGACCTGTAGTTATGAATTCTTTGATTGCTACAAGAGAAAGGGCTATGGCTCTTGAGGTAAGGGGCTTTAATTCAAAGAATAAAAAGACATTTTTAAATGAAGAGTTTAAGTCTCCTTATTCTAGAGTATTTAGGATATGTCTGATTTTGATTACTATTTTGACAATATTTTGGAGGATATTATCATGA
- a CDS encoding nucleoside phosphorylase codes for MVYEIQPHIRFGIDESADYAILPGDPKRVERVKEFLENTKDVAYNREFKTVSGFYKGVKILVTSTGIGGPSLGIAVEELKNLGVKAMIRIGSCGALQPNIKLGDLVMALGAVRDEGTSATYIEKSYPAVPDNYLLENIIESAKSLGATYHCGIIRSHDSFYTDKEDEIDRFWSTKGVLAADMESAPLFVIGRLRGIKTASILNVVVAYEGNLEEGINEYVDGKDVMALGEEREILTALEAIVRLNR; via the coding sequence ATGGTATATGAAATTCAACCACATATAAGGTTTGGTATAGATGAAAGCGCAGATTATGCAATACTTCCAGGTGATCCAAAGAGAGTAGAAAGGGTTAAGGAGTTCCTTGAAAATACTAAGGATGTGGCATATAACAGGGAATTTAAAACGGTTTCGGGTTTTTATAAAGGTGTGAAGATTCTTGTAACTTCCACAGGTATAGGAGGGCCATCGCTTGGTATAGCTGTTGAAGAGTTGAAAAATCTAGGAGTAAAAGCTATGATACGTATAGGAAGCTGCGGTGCACTTCAGCCTAATATTAAATTAGGAGATTTAGTTATGGCTTTAGGAGCTGTAAGAGATGAAGGAACCTCTGCCACATATATTGAAAAAAGTTATCCTGCTGTACCTGATAATTATTTGCTGGAGAATATTATAGAAAGCGCAAAAAGCCTTGGAGCTACTTATCACTGTGGGATAATAAGAAGCCATGACAGTTTTTATACTGATAAGGAGGATGAAATAGATAGGTTTTGGTCGACTAAAGGTGTTTTAGCTGCTGATATGGAAAGCGCACCATTGTTTGTAATCGGCAGGCTTAGAGGGATTAAGACTGCATCGATACTTAATGTTGTCGTCGCTTATGAGGGTAATCTTGAAGAAGGCATCAACGAATATGTAGATGGAAAAGATGTGATGGCTTTAGGCGAAGAAAGAGAAATACTTACTGCCCTTGAAGCGATTGTGCGTTTAAACAGATAA
- a CDS encoding Crp/Fnr family transcriptional regulator encodes MMTIHNIIDIIEKNAEIFKILKDCPYEILKQWEIKDYAKGTVICNQGEVYDYFYIIVSGSVDVYIVAENGKKYSQAVYTRGYYIGELEIFDKKPYICSVQALSPVKILRLKREYFLKWIEIDKNINNYVMHTLCKQFYNLSKKAGEDTLYSLKNRVCNYLISVGYKNPNYKKNIIVNIEKKQLSEKFAVTQRSINRILQFLKEKNIIDVNNTCIIIKDMDELIKEEKKSRFE; translated from the coding sequence ATGATGACAATACATAATATCATTGATATTATTGAAAAGAACGCTGAAATTTTTAAAATTTTAAAAGACTGTCCATATGAAATATTAAAACAGTGGGAAATAAAGGATTATGCAAAGGGAACTGTAATATGCAATCAAGGTGAAGTGTATGATTATTTTTATATAATCGTAAGTGGCTCAGTAGATGTATATATAGTCGCAGAAAATGGTAAAAAGTATTCGCAGGCAGTTTATACCCGAGGGTATTATATAGGAGAGTTAGAGATATTTGATAAAAAACCTTATATCTGTTCTGTTCAAGCTTTAAGCCCAGTAAAAATTCTACGCTTAAAACGAGAATATTTTTTGAAATGGATTGAGATAGATAAAAATATCAATAATTATGTAATGCACACGTTGTGTAAACAATTTTATAATCTATCAAAAAAAGCTGGTGAGGATACATTATATTCATTAAAGAATAGAGTATGTAATTATCTAATAAGCGTTGGATATAAAAATCCAAATTATAAGAAAAATATCATAGTCAATATAGAAAAGAAACAATTAAGCGAAAAATTTGCAGTTACCCAAAGAAGCATAAATCGCATATTGCAGTTTCTCAAAGAAAAGAATATCATAGATGTAAATAATACATGCATAATAATAAAAGATATGGATGAACTAATAAAAGAAGAAAAGAAAAGTAGGTTTGAATGA
- the yhfZ gene encoding GntR family transcriptional regulator YhfZ, with protein MIKDLLTKNGIAVTLLSRELLSIKKGERILTIGEYSKKFDLGRGTIQSAIKYLEDNDAIKLDPRGHLGTFVENINYKKLWDYAGLPIISGVMPLPYSKRYEGLATGIYKAFERENIPFNMAYMRGSERRIDALENGKYDFAILSMLAAKLNIEAGRNIKIVTDFGLNTYVGAHKIIFAENDKEEIENGMRVALDPTSIDHFILTCYECQDKEVEFVEQSYNQIISNIINKSVDAAIWNYDEIEDRGLSIKNVPLKNKKTKELNEDNTKAVLVVLKDNWGIDKIIERFVNKKEVIDIQRKVLLNEIFPEY; from the coding sequence ATGATTAAAGATTTACTAACAAAGAATGGCATAGCGGTAACTCTATTATCCAGAGAACTTCTATCTATAAAAAAGGGTGAAAGGATTCTAACAATTGGAGAATATTCAAAAAAGTTTGACCTAGGCAGAGGGACAATACAATCGGCAATAAAATATTTAGAAGATAATGATGCTATTAAATTAGATCCAAGAGGACATCTTGGAACATTTGTAGAAAATATAAATTATAAGAAGCTATGGGATTATGCAGGTCTACCAATAATATCTGGTGTTATGCCTTTGCCATATTCTAAAAGATATGAGGGACTTGCTACCGGTATATATAAAGCCTTTGAAAGGGAAAACATACCATTTAATATGGCATATATGAGAGGAAGCGAGAGAAGAATAGACGCACTAGAAAATGGGAAGTATGATTTTGCAATATTATCAATGCTTGCTGCAAAATTGAACATTGAAGCGGGCAGAAATATAAAGATTGTTACAGATTTTGGATTGAATACTTATGTTGGAGCGCATAAAATAATATTTGCAGAAAATGATAAAGAAGAAATAGAAAATGGAATGAGAGTGGCGCTTGATCCGACATCTATCGATCATTTTATTTTGACATGTTATGAATGCCAAGATAAAGAAGTAGAGTTTGTAGAACAATCATATAATCAAATAATAAGCAATATAATTAATAAAAGTGTCGATGCAGCAATTTGGAATTACGATGAAATAGAAGATAGAGGACTTTCAATTAAAAATGTTCCGCTTAAAAATAAAAAAACTAAAGAATTAAATGAAGATAATACAAAAGCTGTACTTGTTGTACTAAAAGATAATTGGGGAATTGATAAAATTATAGAGAGATTTGTTAATAAGAAAGAGGTTATTGATATTCAAAGAAAAGTTTTATTAAATGAGATCTTTCCTGAGTATTAA
- a CDS encoding energy-coupling factor ABC transporter ATP-binding protein gives MGRIEVKDLHFSYNKGEEILKGINLSFDKESTAIIGQNGAGKTTFVKLLKGLLKPDTGDILILGKNTKETTAAELAKYVGLVFQNPNDQIFKNKVLDEVMFGPLNIGQDHEEAEENSIKALEMVGCKDIYNKNPYDLSLSERKLISIASIIAMKPEIIIFDEPTIAQDYVGREKIKAIIKNLTENGKLVLTIIHDMDFVAESFERVIVFQNGKVLMDGNTKEVYSHADILYSAYLEPPHITQLCNKLGYKDTFLTVEEFIESKQSLRQK, from the coding sequence ATGGGTAGGATAGAAGTTAAAGATTTACATTTTTCATATAATAAAGGCGAAGAAATATTAAAAGGCATAAATCTGTCATTTGATAAAGAATCTACTGCTATAATAGGGCAAAATGGTGCTGGGAAGACTACTTTTGTAAAACTGTTAAAAGGTCTTTTAAAACCTGACACAGGTGATATTTTGATATTAGGCAAGAATACTAAAGAGACAACTGCTGCAGAACTTGCAAAATATGTAGGATTGGTTTTTCAAAACCCGAATGACCAGATTTTTAAGAATAAAGTTTTAGATGAAGTAATGTTTGGCCCGTTAAATATAGGACAGGATCATGAAGAAGCTGAAGAAAATTCTATTAAAGCTTTGGAAATGGTAGGATGTAAAGACATCTATAATAAAAATCCATATGACCTTAGCTTATCAGAAAGGAAGCTTATAAGCATAGCATCTATAATCGCTATGAAACCTGAAATAATCATATTTGATGAACCTACAATAGCCCAAGATTATGTCGGAAGGGAGAAAATAAAGGCAATAATTAAAAATCTTACAGAAAACGGAAAACTCGTGCTTACTATAATTCACGATATGGATTTTGTAGCAGAATCGTTTGAAAGAGTGATAGTATTTCAAAACGGTAAAGTATTAATGGACGGGAATACGAAAGAAGTTTATTCTCATGCGGATATACTCTATAGCGCATATCTCGAGCCTCCTCATATAACTCAATTATGCAATAAATTAGGATATAAGGATACGTTTTTGACCGTAGAAGAATTCATTGAAAGTAAACAATCATTAAGACAGAAATGA
- the istA gene encoding IS21 family transposase — MISLLNKQEIILSYIRDGKSQRQISRETGIDRKVIRKYIKKYEEKRRDLINEGKIDGNTDIQEIIDDIVEKPKYNIENRHKRKLTEEVINRIKFYLRENEQKRYLGQSKQQKKKIDIYNALREEGYDIGYTSVCQTINEILNDQKEAYIKAEYQLGDVCEFDCGEVKLFIKGKLKIFQMAVFTSAKGNYRFAKLFPKQDTSCFQEAHAAFFENIKGVYHTVVYDNAKVMVKKFVGRSEKEPTEGLLKLSIYYCFKFRFCNTYRGNEKGHVERSVEFVRRKAFSNKDCFDSMEEANNYLYEVCKKLNNTKNYLKDNKSPAEILEEERPYLLPQLPPFDAARCEDLRVDKYSTIVIDSCHYSVPDAYVGKIIFTKIYSHKILCYYDNVKITEHERIYGFNEWSIKIEHYLNTLKKKPGALPSSAALNQADPRLQQIYHTYYITKEKEFIDLLQYVGIVGIQKILDAIEKLRKIDPIDITTDKIKIICERKVDEYIENTKTNNEIEDKSKEMLLKFGSLMPKEAENFKEEAVI; from the coding sequence TTGATATCATTGTTAAACAAACAAGAAATAATTTTATCATATATTAGAGATGGTAAATCTCAAAGACAGATATCTAGAGAAACTGGTATCGATAGAAAAGTTATCAGAAAATATATTAAAAAATATGAAGAAAAGAGAAGGGACTTGATAAATGAAGGGAAAATAGATGGAAATACAGATATTCAAGAGATTATTGATGATATAGTTGAAAAGCCTAAGTACAACATTGAAAACAGGCATAAAAGAAAATTAACTGAGGAAGTGATAAACCGCATAAAATTTTACCTTAGAGAAAATGAGCAAAAAAGATATTTAGGACAATCTAAACAACAAAAAAAGAAAATTGATATATATAATGCCTTAAGGGAAGAAGGCTATGACATTGGTTATACATCAGTTTGTCAAACAATAAATGAAATATTAAATGACCAAAAAGAAGCATATATAAAGGCAGAATATCAACTTGGGGATGTATGTGAATTCGACTGTGGAGAAGTTAAGTTATTTATTAAAGGCAAGCTTAAAATATTTCAAATGGCTGTATTTACAAGCGCCAAAGGTAATTACAGGTTTGCAAAACTTTTTCCAAAACAAGATACTTCATGCTTTCAAGAAGCACATGCAGCATTTTTTGAAAACATAAAAGGCGTTTATCATACTGTAGTATATGACAACGCAAAAGTTATGGTCAAAAAATTTGTGGGAAGGAGTGAAAAAGAACCAACAGAAGGGCTTTTAAAACTATCAATATATTACTGCTTTAAATTTAGATTTTGCAATACATATAGAGGTAATGAAAAGGGACATGTTGAAAGAAGTGTAGAATTTGTAAGAAGAAAGGCATTTTCTAATAAAGATTGCTTTGACTCAATGGAAGAAGCTAATAACTATCTTTATGAAGTATGTAAAAAACTGAATAATACAAAAAATTATTTAAAAGACAACAAATCACCTGCAGAGATACTTGAAGAAGAGAGACCGTATTTGTTGCCCCAATTGCCACCATTTGATGCGGCAAGATGTGAAGACTTGCGGGTAGATAAATATTCAACAATAGTTATAGACTCATGTCATTATTCTGTACCGGATGCTTATGTCGGCAAAATCATATTTACAAAAATATATTCGCATAAAATACTATGCTATTACGACAATGTAAAAATTACCGAACATGAGCGAATATACGGATTTAACGAATGGTCAATAAAAATAGAGCACTACTTGAATACACTAAAGAAAAAACCTGGGGCACTGCCGTCAAGTGCAGCGCTTAATCAGGCAGACCCAAGGTTGCAACAAATATACCATACCTATTATATCACTAAAGAGAAAGAATTTATAGATCTCTTGCAATATGTAGGTATAGTAGGTATACAAAAAATACTTGATGCTATTGAGAAATTAAGAAAAATAGATCCAATTGACATAACAACAGATAAAATAAAAATAATATGTGAAAGAAAGGTTGATGAATATATAGAAAATACAAAAACAAATAATGAAATAGAAGATAAATCGAAAGAAATGCTTTTAAAGTTCGGCAGCTTAATGCCTAAAGAGGCCGAAAATTTCAAAGAGGAGGCCGTCATTTAA
- a CDS encoding PRD domain-containing protein, whose protein sequence is MNDNITMRLDILLKGNAIDRETLSMTLKIDDLLKSYDTIYRNNEQYEMFITHIAMMIQRVKNNNYVNEVLDDDIYDEIKKCLSYKEAVDILEKIEGISNTILPESERRFIILHLCNLLERGCNK, encoded by the coding sequence TTGAATGACAATATAACAATGCGGCTAGATATATTATTGAAAGGAAATGCAATAGATAGAGAAACATTAAGCATGACACTAAAAATTGATGATCTATTGAAATCGTATGATACGATTTACAGAAATAATGAACAGTATGAAATGTTTATAACTCATATAGCCATGATGATACAAAGAGTAAAGAATAATAATTATGTAAACGAAGTTTTGGATGATGATATTTATGATGAGATAAAAAAGTGTTTAAGCTATAAAGAAGCGGTCGATATTTTGGAGAAAATAGAGGGTATTTCTAATACTATTTTACCGGAGTCAGAAAGGAGATTTATAATATTACATTTATGTAATCTGTTAGAAAGGGGTTGTAATAAATGA
- the istB gene encoding IS21-like element helper ATPase IstB has translation MNKKEISKEIEQFATSLRLPGIKKYFQENAKEAATRDISYEEYLYGLLQKEYDLRQEHAKENRIRLANFSYKKYLEDLKVEHLPDDANRKLKVLSSLEFIKNGQNVILAGNPGTGKTHIAIGLGIKACLAGYRVAFTTIPTLINQLKESRSEKTLHTFENKFAKYDLVIADELGYISFDKEGSELLFTNLSLRAGRKSTIITTNLSFERWAEIFQDPVMTAAMVDRLTHKAYLVNMNGNSYRLKETEEWIKNQNIA, from the coding sequence ATGAACAAAAAAGAAATATCAAAAGAGATAGAACAATTTGCAACAAGCTTAAGACTACCAGGAATAAAAAAATACTTTCAGGAAAATGCAAAGGAGGCTGCGACAAGAGATATAAGCTATGAAGAATACTTATACGGATTGCTTCAAAAAGAATATGATCTAAGACAGGAGCATGCAAAAGAAAACCGTATAAGATTAGCTAATTTTTCATATAAGAAGTACCTAGAAGACCTAAAAGTAGAGCATCTACCAGATGATGCAAATAGAAAATTAAAGGTGCTAAGTTCACTTGAATTTATTAAGAATGGACAAAATGTAATACTTGCAGGTAATCCTGGCACAGGCAAAACACATATAGCAATAGGACTAGGCATAAAAGCCTGTTTAGCAGGATATAGGGTAGCATTTACAACAATTCCAACTTTAATAAATCAATTAAAAGAAAGTAGGTCAGAGAAAACATTACACACTTTTGAAAACAAATTTGCAAAATATGACCTAGTAATAGCAGACGAACTTGGCTATATCTCTTTTGACAAAGAGGGATCTGAGCTTTTATTTACAAACTTATCATTAAGAGCAGGAAGAAAATCGACTATAATAACGACAAACTTATCATTTGAAAGGTGGGCTGAAATATTTCAAGATCCAGTGATGACAGCAGCGATGGTAGATAGACTAACGCATAAAGCCTATTTAGTGAATATGAATGGAAATTCATATAGACTTAAAGAAACGGAGGAATGGATAAAGAATCAGAATATTGCTTGA